In Hydra vulgaris chromosome 06, alternate assembly HydraT2T_AEP, a genomic segment contains:
- the LOC124814407 gene encoding uncharacterized protein LOC124814407 isoform X2 produces MCAMLERDFSFINDALEIDLDDGQITVHVVKDTKEKPNNDKFVPKIENLSNNNLNHNELPSYSSLDFVADEPPKYEVVTGKKLSHGTVSSASFRALLVLHHCPDIESVSSLTLSKLHHYLVFVVFVNGIGYCPGSFGAY; encoded by the exons ATGTGTGCTATGCTTGAAAgagatttttcatttataaatgatGCTTTGGAAATCGACCTAGATGATGGACAAATAACTGTGCACGTTGTCAAGGATACAAAAGAGAAGCCAAATAACGATAAATTTGTGCCCAAAATTGAGAATTTATCAAACAACAACTTAAATCACAATGAACTTCCGTCATATTCCAGTCTTGATTTTGTTGCCGATGAACCACCAAAGTATGAAGTAGTTACAGGAAAAAAGCTCTCGCACGGAACTGTGAG ttcTGCATCATTTCGTGCATTGTTGGTTCTGCATCATTGCCCAGATATTGAGTCTGTATCATCACTTACATTATCGAAACTGcatcattatttagtttttgttgtttttgttaacgGTATtg GGTATTGTCCCGGAAGCTTTGGAGCATACTGA
- the LOC124814407 gene encoding uncharacterized protein LOC124814407 isoform X3, translating to MCAMLERDFSFINDALEIDLDDGQITVHVVKDTKEKPNNDKFVPKIENLSNNNLNHNELPSYSSLDFVADEPPKYEVVTGKKLSHGTVSSASFRALLVLHHCPDIESVSSLTLSKLHHYLVFVVFVNGYCPGSFGAY from the exons ATGTGTGCTATGCTTGAAAgagatttttcatttataaatgatGCTTTGGAAATCGACCTAGATGATGGACAAATAACTGTGCACGTTGTCAAGGATACAAAAGAGAAGCCAAATAACGATAAATTTGTGCCCAAAATTGAGAATTTATCAAACAACAACTTAAATCACAATGAACTTCCGTCATATTCCAGTCTTGATTTTGTTGCCGATGAACCACCAAAGTATGAAGTAGTTACAGGAAAAAAGCTCTCGCACGGAACTGTGAG ttcTGCATCATTTCGTGCATTGTTGGTTCTGCATCATTGCCCAGATATTGAGTCTGTATCATCACTTACATTATCGAAACTGcatcattatttagtttttgttgtttttgttaacg GGTATTGTCCCGGAAGCTTTGGAGCATACTGA
- the LOC124814407 gene encoding uncharacterized protein LOC124814407 isoform X1 yields MCAMLERDFSFINDALEIDLDDGQITVHVVKDTKEKPNNDKFVPKIENLSNNNLNHNELPSYSSLDFVADEPPKYEVVTGKKLSHGTGIVPEALEHTERPSSFASFVSKRKKILIIASGLLLISLIIIIFSLGIKHFLST; encoded by the exons ATGTGTGCTATGCTTGAAAgagatttttcatttataaatgatGCTTTGGAAATCGACCTAGATGATGGACAAATAACTGTGCACGTTGTCAAGGATACAAAAGAGAAGCCAAATAACGATAAATTTGTGCCCAAAATTGAGAATTTATCAAACAACAACTTAAATCACAATGAACTTCCGTCATATTCCAGTCTTGATTTTGTTGCCGATGAACCACCAAAGTATGAAGTAGTTACAGGAAAAAAGCTCTCGCACGGAACT GGTATTGTCCCGGAAGCTTTGGAGCATACTGAAAGACCAAGTAGTTTTGCTTCTTTTGTttccaaaagaaaaaagattttaataattgcTTCTGGCTTGTTGCTTATTTCGTtgatcataattattttttcccttGGGATAAAGCATTTTCTTAG taCCTAA